A window from Terriglobia bacterium encodes these proteins:
- a CDS encoding DUF3891 family protein, which yields MVIYPLVPNAPPPANDYQPVWPVIERAQKQLAEKYWLVTQPDHAALAGALAANMVAPGFPRVDPLLARAIEVHDAGWAIFEPEACFTAAPGVDGRGKPISFLEIDPPQFLRAWTASIDRAESVCPAGGYIVSRHFCALGEGRLASAIDGPENSSRLHAFLAREAERRQRLQPQGAHSPAELESLLLVLQFCDLLSLYLCCGAGDAVEFPQPFAPGKVRIRRENQAFVLQPSPFRGCDSDPEVSLGVEARRFPSATTVTTTLAFLLW from the coding sequence GTGGTCATCTACCCGCTTGTGCCCAACGCTCCGCCGCCCGCCAACGACTATCAGCCCGTCTGGCCGGTGATCGAGCGCGCCCAAAAACAGCTTGCCGAAAAATACTGGCTGGTTACGCAACCCGACCATGCCGCGCTGGCGGGAGCGCTGGCCGCCAACATGGTTGCGCCCGGGTTTCCCCGCGTGGATCCGCTGCTCGCGCGCGCCATCGAAGTGCACGATGCGGGATGGGCAATTTTCGAGCCCGAGGCTTGCTTCACCGCCGCTCCCGGCGTGGATGGCCGCGGGAAACCGATTTCATTTCTGGAGATTGACCCGCCGCAGTTCCTGCGTGCCTGGACGGCTTCCATCGACCGTGCCGAGTCGGTCTGTCCCGCCGGCGGATACATTGTCTCGCGGCATTTCTGCGCGCTCGGCGAGGGCCGCCTGGCCTCGGCCATCGACGGTCCCGAGAACTCCTCGCGGTTGCACGCCTTCCTGGCCCGCGAAGCGGAGCGGCGCCAGCGCCTGCAACCGCAGGGCGCTCACAGCCCGGCCGAACTCGAATCCCTGCTGCTGGTGCTCCAGTTCTGCGACCTGTTGTCGCTGTACCTGTGTTGCGGCGCCGGCGACGCGGTCGAGTTCCCGCAACCGTTCGCGCCCGGCAAAGTCCGCATCCGCCGCGAAAACCAGGCCTTCGTGCTGCAACCCTCGCCATTCCGCGGCTGCGACTCGGACCCCGAGGTCAGCCTGGGCGTGGAAGCCCGTCGCTTTCCCTCCGCCACCACTGTCACCACCACGCTCGCATTCCTCTTGTGGTAA
- a CDS encoding DUF488 family protein has product MLIALKRAYDPPSPNDGARILVDRLWPRGVTKARAQIDAWLRDLAPSTQLRRWFHTRPAQWQQFRKKYLEELGEPEAARALAQLYDLARKRKKTTLVFASRNKEHNNAVVLKELLDGMRKPPHSSGPEKAAGGAVRARRGVK; this is encoded by the coding sequence ATGCTCATTGCTCTCAAGCGCGCCTACGACCCACCATCACCGAACGACGGCGCCCGCATCCTTGTCGATCGTCTGTGGCCGCGCGGCGTGACCAAAGCACGCGCGCAGATTGATGCCTGGCTGCGCGACCTGGCGCCTTCCACGCAGCTTCGCCGCTGGTTCCACACGCGCCCGGCGCAATGGCAGCAGTTCCGCAAGAAATACCTCGAGGAGCTCGGCGAGCCCGAGGCCGCGCGCGCTCTGGCGCAGCTTTATGACCTCGCCCGCAAGCGCAAGAAGACGACGCTGGTGTTCGCCTCCCGGAATAAAGAGCACAACAACGCCGTCGTGCTCAAGGAGCTTCTGGACGGCATGCGGAAACCGCCCCACAGCTCCGGTCCGGAGAAAGCGGCCGGCGGCGCGGTGCGCGCCCGCCGAGGCGTGAAGTAA
- a CDS encoding cytochrome c encodes MHKHLFILLVAAAAVLLGGCDTQLRKSDAELGLNPQQASGRRVFDRYCATCHEAYSSRSLRGPSLEGVFKKQFMPSGTPANDERVGEVISLGRSKMPSFGRVLDQKQMDDLLAYMHTL; translated from the coding sequence TTGCATAAACACTTATTCATCCTCCTAGTCGCAGCCGCGGCGGTGTTGCTTGGGGGCTGCGACACGCAACTTCGTAAGAGCGATGCCGAGCTGGGATTGAATCCGCAGCAGGCGAGCGGGCGTCGCGTCTTCGACCGCTACTGCGCCACCTGTCACGAGGCGTACAGTTCGCGGTCGCTGCGCGGGCCCAGCCTGGAGGGCGTCTTCAAGAAGCAGTTCATGCCCAGCGGCACTCCGGCCAATGACGAGCGTGTAGGCGAGGTGATCAGCCTGGGACGCAGCAAGATGCCGTCGTTCGGGCGCGTGCTTGACCAAAAGCAGATGGACGACCTGCTGGCTTACATGCATACCCTTTAA
- a CDS encoding cold shock domain-containing protein → MEQGTVKWFNDAKGFGFISRQNGEDVFVHHTAIQAQGFRSLQEGQAVQFDVKKGPKGWQAENVQVL, encoded by the coding sequence ATGGAACAAGGAACAGTGAAGTGGTTCAACGACGCCAAGGGTTTCGGTTTTATCAGCCGCCAGAACGGTGAGGACGTATTTGTCCATCACACCGCCATTCAGGCGCAGGGCTTCCGCAGCCTCCAAGAAGGGCAAGCGGTTCAGTTCGACGTGAAAAAGGGTCCCAAGGGCTGGCAGGCTGAGAACGTTCAGGTTCTGTAA